TCGTGGAAGCCGACTATCGAATGAAACTCGTCGGCATGGGGCTCGAACCGGGTGTGCTCGGCGTCGAGAGCTATCTTTCGTCAATCGAACTTGGTCCTGGCGAGGCTCCTCCACCAATGAGTGTGCTCCGCTGGTATTTCACCTTGCACCACGATGCAGTGGTGGCAACCGAAGCCCGCGATGCCTTTGCTCTTAAGGGCTCGAGTGTTCAGGTTCTTTCCGAAAACGAACTACTCACCCTCAAAGGGGAACGTGTTCATACGGGGAAAAGCGAGGAGTTAAACACACGTTTTGCACGGAGTTTCACCAAGCAATTCGATGCGCTGGCGGCTAAGTATCCGGCCTATGCCCATTTGCGAAACGTGTTTGACCTCACGGTGATGAGCACGGTGATCGACTCGCATAACCTGCCAGAGCTTGTTGCTTGGCAGCCCACAGTCTTTGCTCCCGGCGGGGCGTATGAACCGGAGATCTCGGTCGCTCCGAAGGAAGTTGATAGCATCATCAACTACCGCGTGCTGAATGCGAAGCATGTCGTCGCGGGAGTGAGTGGCGGTGTGACGGTCGACCCTCGTAAGCTTGCGACCCCTAAGGCAGTCGAAACCGATACGTACGGACTGATCTCAGCAGATCGCAGTCAAAACGAACCACGAGCGCTCTCGCGACATCAGTGGTGGTGGGATTAGTTTTTGAGGATCAGTCGGCGCGTTCTAACGCCCCGCATGCAAGTGACGCAGACGTAATTCCACGATCTGCTGATCACGAACGTTCCGCGGGGCTAGTGGATCAAATGAAACCACTTCCCCGAGCAGCAGCGTCAGCTGCTCCGAGGCATGGCGACGCTCGAGTGTTTGGTCGCTATCGAGGAGCGAAATCCAGGCCGTGGGATCGTCGATCATCCAGCTCGCAACTCGTTCAGGGGTGTCGTGCGCCTGATCGCGCAGGTCGCTAATGATCGTACGAATGCGGCGCCGCTGTTCGGCATCAAGCTCACCGCTTGGGATTCGCGAGAGGACCGATATCACCGCTTGTCCTGCCGAGCGTAGCTTGCGATCGGCCAGTTGACGCGTTGGAAAATCGTTGCTCGCCAAATCCTTCACCCACAACAGCCACTGCTCGCGTGCCGCAAGCTCGCTGCTCCCCGCCATCGACACCATATGCCGGCGCAGCTTGCGAACTTGTTCCGCAAGTTGCCAGTGAGGACGCATCGCTTCCAGCAGCGGAATCAATTGTTCCGTCGCCACCTCTTCGTGCGAGAGTAGCAGGTGCCAGAAGCTTGGAGCGGTGTAAACTTGTTTTTCACCACTCTCACGAACCACCAACTCGACCTTGCCAGAGGTCTCTTGGCGATACAGCAGCAGCGGTTCGTCGGCGCCAGCTTCGCGACGCTCGATAACAAGCCGTTTCTCGCGGTCGGAATCGACCGAAACGATATCCCCGTCGGCGTGCGATTCGAAGTGCACCACGACTAAATTGGGGTGGAGCTGAATCGCCAGATTCTGACGCACGGCATCGTGCTCAGTTCCGACGGCAGCGGTTCGGCTGTTTCCGCAGCGTCCGTTGATCAGTGTCAGCTGACCGCCGATCACTTCCATACGAAGCCAGTGATCATGCAAGAGCAGGGCATAGCGGCTGTCGCTCGCCAGCACCGGCATCGATGCAGCGGGCGATTGTGCCTCAGCCTGTCTTAAGACCCCGAGCCCACCGCCGAGTATGTCGGCAGCCCCCAGGATTTCGGCGGCAATAGCGAGACCAGAAAACGCGACAACAATCCTGCTCCACATGGTAAACCCCCATGTTTCGTTGATACGAATTTGGAGAGGACTCGAGCTCCGAGCTTAGTTGGGCTTGGAGGCAAATCAAGTTGTGGATCGTGGTGCGTGCCGCCCAGTTCAGTGGGGAGCAACGGTTCCCTCGCCGTTCGCAGGGTGACCGGTTGTCGCTTTGTATCGGCCAGTCAGCAGTTCATCCAATAGCAAGATTCGATTTTTCTCGAGAAGCCAGTATTGTTTTTTCGAGGGCCGCATATCGTCAAGCGTAATTCGACAATTCTCACCCCAGGTCGAACGTTTTGCGTAAACAGAGTAGCCGGAAAGTCGGGCGCATCTTCATTGTCGTGCGGCTGATCGCACGGCAATGAAGGAAAGCCGCTAGGCAATCACATCTCGAATGACATGGCCGTGCACATCGGTCAAACGCCGATCGATACCATTATGCCGCAGCGTGAGACGCGTGTGATCGATACCCAGCAAGTGCAGGATGGTGGCATGCACATCGTAGACCTGTGTGGGATGTTCGCGGTCGAGTGGTCGAAAGCCCCATTGATCGCTGGGGCCATAAGAAACGCCCCCCTTCACACCACCTCCGGCCAGCCAGTTGGTGAATACGTAAGGATTGTGATCGCGTCCCACGGTACCTTGGCTCGACGGCATGCGACCAAATTCGGTGGTCCAGAGCACGATCGTGTCCTCGAGCATGCCACGCTGTTTCAGGTCTTGGATGAGACCAGCAGCGCCGCGCGACATCCCCAGCGACAGTGGCGCGTGATCGCGCTTCAGATCCTCGTGCGAATCCCAATTGCGACGCGGAAAACCGTTGTCGCACCCCGACCAGATTTGGACAAACCTGACACCGCGCTCGAGTAGTCGCCGCGCAACAAGGCACTTGCGCCCAAAGTATTCCGTTTCCTCTACCTCGTTGATTTCGTCGGGAAAGCTCGTTTTTCCGTGGTCGAGTCCATAGAGCTTCAGGATATGCGCGGGTTCATCGGCAATGTTGAGCGCCTCGGGTGCGCTCAACTGCATCTGTGCCGCAAGTTCGTAGGACTTGATACGCGCTTCCAGCCGCGAATCACCAGGACGTTCGTTTTGATGCTCGGTGTTGAGCTTGGCCATTAGCGCCCGCATCGCTGCTTCTTCATCACGCGATTGGTTGGCATAAGCGGGAGGAAACAAATCGTTGATAGGCGATGCTGTACCGGGGCGGATAACAGTTCCTTGATGTTGTGCTGGCAAGAAACCTGACGCCCAGTTTTTGGGACCACTCGGACCAAACCCACGATGATCGGGGAGCACCACGAAGGTAGGAAGATTGTCGTTCAGGCTCCCTAGTCCATAGCTGATCCAAGCACCCATGCCCGGAAATCCTGGCGTAACAAAACCGGTAGCTTGCAGCAGAGTGGCCTGGCTATGCACGCCGGTCTTTCCGACCATGTTGTGGATGAAGGCCATGTCGTCGACACATGCGCCCATCGGCTCGGTGATTTCGCTCAGCATCTTGCCGCAGTCGCCATGAGCTTTCCACGACCATGGGCTTTTGAGCCAGGGACCGAGCCCGTTCTGGAAGGCCTCGACTTTCTCACCGAAATCAGAGGGCTCGCCGTGATGCTTTTCGAGTTCGGGTTTGTAGTCCCACAGGTCGATGTGGCTCGCTGCGCCCGACATGAACAGCTGCACAACCCGCTTGGCTTTCGGCGGGTGATGAAGCACTCCACCTAGTATGCCAGGAGTCGTCGGAAAGGGCTGTTTTGCTTGGGATGATGCGCTGTCTTGAGCGAGCAGGCCATCGCCAGCCATCAGCATTGCAGCTGCGATGCCGCCGAGTCCACCTCCCGATTGCCACAGCATCTCGCGCCTGGTGAGCGATTGGCTAGGGCGAGTGTTTTGCTGATGAAAGGGACTGCTATTCATGGCCATATCTCGTTGATTCAGAACGTTATCCCAGAGCGTCGATTGCCGTCGCAATCCACTAATCCACAAACACAAACTCGCTTAAATTCAGCATCATGCGACAGCTACTGGCGAGACCATGCTGTTTCACATGTGCCGTGACAGCGGCGAGTTCTCCCGCACTGGGCTCCCGCGCGAGAGCCAGTTGATAGAGCCGTCGGGTTTGTGCTTCTGGCTGAGCATGCTCCTTAGCGATCCGCTCTGCCAAGTGCTCGCTCATGCGAACCATGAACTTGTTGTTGAGCATCGTGAGGGCCGAAAGTGCATTGATCGTTTCATTTCGTTTGTCGACGAGGAGTGAAGGATCGGCGCAATCGAGCGATTCCATGAAGGGATCGGGGGCACTTCGCACAATGAAGCGATAGATCGAGCGTCGATGCGTTTTTAAATCGTCGGGATCTTGCTTTTGGTACTCGTAGTGAGGGGAGTGTTGCGGCTTTTCGAGTACGAAATCCCAGTAGCCAGGGCCACCCATTTGCGTTTGCATTTTTCCCGCGAGCACCAACGTGGCATCGCGAACGCATTCGGCGTCGATCCGTTTGCGGTTCATGCGCCACAGCAGCGTATTATCAGCATCTTTCTCGTTGCCAGCGGCATGCGTTGCCGAAGATTGGCGGTAGGCTGTACTCAGCAGAATCTGTTTGTGAAGTGACTTGATGCTGCCGCCACCGTCGCGGAATTCAATCGCCAAGTACTCGAGCAATTCGGGGTGGGTTGGTAGTTGTCCCATCCGACCAAAATCGTTGGGCGAATCGACGATTGCCCGGCCGAAATGGTATTGCCAAACCCGATTGACAATCGATCGCCAGGTGAGTGGGTTGTCGTTGTGACCAATCCACTTGGCCAGTGCCACGCGTCGAGCCGATTCGTGAGCATCGGCAGGAATGTCGAACCGTGAAGGGAGCGAGGGGACTACCGGAACTGTGCCGGGACCAACGGGTCGCAGTGGCTTGGTGACTTCGCCACGATCGAGCACAAAAATATCGCGAGGTTTTCCACCACGGCCACCAGTTCCCGAAAACGTCCCACCACCGGTGTGAATCGTTCCGCTGTACACCGTTTGCTGCGGGGGGAGTGCGGCCAAATCCGCCTGCTGTTTAGCGAGATCCGCTTTCAGCGAGGCAAGTTGCGTGCGCCACTCCGGCGTGGTCGCTGCCTCGACAATCTTCTCGCGCGATGCTGCAAGCTGCTTCAGTTCCCCACTCGCTTCCGCACCTTCGCCCATGTAGATGCCATCGACCAAATTACTAGCGCGCCAGCGAGGTGGTGCTTCGATCGTGTCGTAACCTTGAACCGACTTGCCAGCAGCAAGATTCACTCCCGACGCACCGTAAACTTGCACTTCAGCGAGCGCGAAATTGAAATCGTTTTGACGTGGCGCAAGTTTCGTTGCCGTGATGCGTACGAATCGCCCCTGCTTCCGATCGATGTCGAATTGCTGCGGAGCAATTCCGGGGTTGCGATTGTCGCTCTCGGTTCGATCGACAATCGTGGTCACACCTGCCTGGAACTTGGCGTCATCCGAAATCTCGACCCGATAACGGATCGGAAAACCAAAACCTGCGCCGATGTTGTTGAAGTCGTCGTGACAGCCAATGATCACCAAACGCTCGATCGTTTCGCTCTTGGCGAGATCGATTTGGACCCACTTGGCCTCCGATTGATTGTTGGTGAGTCCGCTGTGATAGCCAAACTCGCTGCGTGGCGACTCACCACGCAGCATTGCCGTCAGCGCTTTCATGCGCTCGTCGATTTTTGCGATCTCTTCTGACGCGTCCGACGCAAGGCTGCTCTGGTGGTCGGTGATTCGCTTCTCGATGGCCACAACAGACTGGGTGAGTTCCATCCGCTTCTTAGCGACCGTCGCATCGGCATCGTACTTTCTGTCGGCCCGATCGAGAGCCGAAAAGACTGCCTGGAGGCTGTAGTAGTCATCCATGCTGACCGGATCGAATTTGTGATTGTGGCAGCGTGCACATTGTGTGGTGAGGCTACAAAACACATTCATGGTGGTGGTCACCATGTCATCGCGATCGAGGTTGCGGGCCATCATGCCATCGATTTTGGTCTCGGGAACTTCGGCGTGACCGACGAAATCCCACGGACCTGCCGAAATGAATCCGAGTGCTTCGATTCCATCGGCTGTCCCGGGATAGAGCACATCCCCGGCTAGCTGTTCTTCCAGAAACTGGCGATACGGTTTGTCGCTGTTGAGCGAGCGGATCACGTAGTCGCGATAGGGCCAAGCGTTCGGCCGCAATTGATCCTTGTCGTAGCCGTGGGTATCGGCGTAGTGCACGATGTCGAGCCAATGGCGTGCCCAGCGTTCGCCATAGGCGGGGCGGCTGAGTAGATCGTCGACCAGTTTCTCATACGCCTGCGGATCCTCGGACTTCAGGAAAGCTTCGACTTCTTCGGGCGATGGTGGGAGCCCGACAAGATCGAAAAACAGGCGACGGAGCAGCGTACGACGATCGGCTTCGGGGTTGTAGGTAAGTCCCTGCTCTTGGAGCTTTGCCAAAAGGAAAGCGTCGATTGGATTGCGAACCAGTTTTGTCTGAGCGGGAGCAAGATCGGGAATCGCAGGACGCTTCATCGGCTCAAGCGACCACCAAGCAAGGTCGGCAAGGCTCTTATCAACGAGCGTTTTTCCCTCGGGCCACTTGGCACCCTCGGCGATCCATGTTTCGATCGTCGCTACCTCCTTAGCGGTGAGCGGAAGCCCTGATTTAGGCATCTCGGGTTTTGCGTTGGCAGCAGCCCGAATCGAATCAAGCAGGTAGCTTTCAGCAGGCTTACCAGGTTCGATCACTGCGCCGCTATCGCCACCAGCCAGAGCACTGGCATAGCTCGTGAGGTCGAGCGAACCTTTCTTGGTCGACGCATCGTGACACGAAATGCAGCGGCGCTCGAAGATAGGGGCCACGTCGCGAGTAAAGTCGACCGGTTCGGCGGCCATCAGCGAAGGTGTAAGGAGGCCGACAGCTACGATTGCCGCAAAGTTCCAAGG
This window of the Pirellula staleyi DSM 6068 genome carries:
- a CDS encoding DUF1501 domain-containing protein is translated as MNSSPFHQQNTRPSQSLTRREMLWQSGGGLGGIAAAMLMAGDGLLAQDSASSQAKQPFPTTPGILGGVLHHPPKAKRVVQLFMSGAASHIDLWDYKPELEKHHGEPSDFGEKVEAFQNGLGPWLKSPWSWKAHGDCGKMLSEITEPMGACVDDMAFIHNMVGKTGVHSQATLLQATGFVTPGFPGMGAWISYGLGSLNDNLPTFVVLPDHRGFGPSGPKNWASGFLPAQHQGTVIRPGTASPINDLFPPAYANQSRDEEAAMRALMAKLNTEHQNERPGDSRLEARIKSYELAAQMQLSAPEALNIADEPAHILKLYGLDHGKTSFPDEINEVEETEYFGRKCLVARRLLERGVRFVQIWSGCDNGFPRRNWDSHEDLKRDHAPLSLGMSRGAAGLIQDLKQRGMLEDTIVLWTTEFGRMPSSQGTVGRDHNPYVFTNWLAGGGVKGGVSYGPSDQWGFRPLDREHPTQVYDVHATILHLLGIDHTRLTLRHNGIDRRLTDVHGHVIRDVIA
- a CDS encoding DUF1553 domain-containing protein: MATSPWNFAAIVAVGLLTPSLMAAEPVDFTRDVAPIFERRCISCHDASTKKGSLDLTSYASALAGGDSGAVIEPGKPAESYLLDSIRAAANAKPEMPKSGLPLTAKEVATIETWIAEGAKWPEGKTLVDKSLADLAWWSLEPMKRPAIPDLAPAQTKLVRNPIDAFLLAKLQEQGLTYNPEADRRTLLRRLFFDLVGLPPSPEEVEAFLKSEDPQAYEKLVDDLLSRPAYGERWARHWLDIVHYADTHGYDKDQLRPNAWPYRDYVIRSLNSDKPYRQFLEEQLAGDVLYPGTADGIEALGFISAGPWDFVGHAEVPETKIDGMMARNLDRDDMVTTTMNVFCSLTTQCARCHNHKFDPVSMDDYYSLQAVFSALDRADRKYDADATVAKKRMELTQSVVAIEKRITDHQSSLASDASEEIAKIDERMKALTAMLRGESPRSEFGYHSGLTNNQSEAKWVQIDLAKSETIERLVIIGCHDDFNNIGAGFGFPIRYRVEISDDAKFQAGVTTIVDRTESDNRNPGIAPQQFDIDRKQGRFVRITATKLAPRQNDFNFALAEVQVYGASGVNLAAGKSVQGYDTIEAPPRWRASNLVDGIYMGEGAEASGELKQLAASREKIVEAATTPEWRTQLASLKADLAKQQADLAALPPQQTVYSGTIHTGGGTFSGTGGRGGKPRDIFVLDRGEVTKPLRPVGPGTVPVVPSLPSRFDIPADAHESARRVALAKWIGHNDNPLTWRSIVNRVWQYHFGRAIVDSPNDFGRMGQLPTHPELLEYLAIEFRDGGGSIKSLHKQILLSTAYRQSSATHAAGNEKDADNTLLWRMNRKRIDAECVRDATLVLAGKMQTQMGGPGYWDFVLEKPQHSPHYEYQKQDPDDLKTHRRSIYRFIVRSAPDPFMESLDCADPSLLVDKRNETINALSALTMLNNKFMVRMSEHLAERIAKEHAQPEAQTRRLYQLALAREPSAGELAAVTAHVKQHGLASSCRMMLNLSEFVFVD